In Armatimonadota bacterium, a genomic segment contains:
- a CDS encoding DEAD/DEAH box helicase family protein, translating into MALHPNFPKSPYEIIDPDIRWFPADEALREKDYGKLLPPLVAVLRKKVKEWRDAGYDGASDTSRALLKWWFQTEHFIPQSDGSTFEFKYYFAQREAVETVIYLYEVAKAKDKYDLLRYDSSEAVSAGMFSESWRRYVIKMATGSGKTKVLSLILAWSFFHKLYEDDSTLARNFLVITPNIIVLDRIRADFDGLKIFFQDPILPDDGYHDKDWHQDFQLTLHIQDDIGVVRKTGNIFLTNIHRVYDKGNGGPSFDDDDTTDYFLGCRPVGATNDSVVDLRDIVRDIDELVVLNDEAHHIHDEKLAWFTSIQDIHNRLKMKGAELSLQLDVTATPRHNNGAIFVQTVSDYPLVEAIYQDIVKHPVLPDSASRSKLQERQTSRYVEKYQDYIHLGYLEWKKVYDELIKDGKKAILFVMTDDTRNCDEVASYLESTYQEFQNAVLTIHTKNNGEISESSSGKSKEELEVLRKAANEIDDPNKPYKVIVSVLMLKEGWDVRNVTTIVGLRAYSAKSNILPEQTLGRGLRRMYRGEDIEEYVSIVGTDAFMDFVESIQSEGVELERREMGGGSKPKAPLIVEIDRENVVKDISRLDIQIPVLSPRVYREYKNLSDLETSAISQMKQPVKAFSEDEKREIIFRYIVNDSDSNETIHHKTELDTELVPDYQSVIGYFTQVIMKELRLVSGYDVLYGKVKEFIRCNLFETEVDLEDLNLLRNLSEPEVTKTIIEGFKKQINALTVLDKGEAEIRDYIKISKCRPFVAKDQGYVVPKKSAFNKIIGDSHFELVFAHFLENKCDDIESYIKSQ; encoded by the coding sequence ATGGCACTGCATCCCAATTTTCCAAAATCACCATATGAAATAATCGACCCGGATATTCGTTGGTTTCCTGCTGATGAAGCTCTGCGTGAAAAGGACTATGGAAAACTTCTTCCGCCTCTTGTTGCTGTTCTGCGCAAGAAGGTAAAGGAGTGGCGGGATGCAGGATATGACGGCGCAAGTGATACCAGCCGTGCTCTTCTCAAGTGGTGGTTCCAGACCGAGCATTTTATCCCGCAAAGCGACGGCTCTACGTTTGAGTTCAAATACTACTTTGCCCAAAGGGAAGCAGTTGAGACTGTCATTTATCTATACGAGGTCGCCAAGGCCAAGGATAAGTATGACCTGCTTCGATATGATAGCTCAGAAGCTGTGTCGGCTGGTATGTTCTCTGAGTCTTGGCGGCGATATGTCATAAAAATGGCAACGGGAAGCGGGAAGACCAAAGTCCTGAGCCTGATACTTGCATGGAGCTTCTTCCATAAGCTATATGAAGACGATTCGACTCTTGCAAGAAACTTCCTGGTTATAACGCCCAACATTATTGTCCTGGACAGGATAAGAGCCGACTTCGACGGGCTGAAGATATTCTTTCAAGACCCTATCCTACCCGATGACGGATACCATGACAAAGACTGGCATCAAGATTTTCAGCTTACTCTGCATATTCAAGATGATATAGGGGTTGTCAGAAAGACAGGCAATATCTTCTTGACTAATATTCACAGGGTCTATGACAAAGGAAACGGCGGCCCGTCATTTGACGATGATGACACGACAGATTATTTTCTTGGCTGCCGACCTGTCGGGGCAACAAATGACTCTGTTGTAGACCTGAGGGATATTGTCAGAGATATAGATGAACTCGTGGTCTTAAATGATGAGGCGCATCATATCCACGATGAAAAGCTGGCATGGTTTACGTCGATACAGGACATCCATAACCGCCTGAAAATGAAAGGCGCTGAGCTTTCCCTTCAACTGGATGTTACGGCGACGCCAAGACACAACAATGGCGCAATCTTCGTGCAAACTGTCTCTGATTATCCGCTGGTGGAAGCAATCTACCAGGACATTGTCAAACACCCGGTTCTTCCAGACTCCGCGAGTAGGAGCAAGCTTCAAGAGAGGCAGACCTCCAGGTATGTCGAGAAGTATCAGGACTATATACATCTGGGTTATCTTGAGTGGAAGAAAGTCTATGACGAGCTAATCAAGGACGGCAAGAAGGCCATTCTGTTTGTCATGACCGATGACACGAGGAACTGCGATGAAGTCGCGAGTTATCTTGAAAGCACATATCAGGAATTTCAAAATGCGGTGCTGACAATACATACTAAGAACAATGGCGAAATCTCGGAGTCAAGCTCCGGCAAAAGCAAGGAAGAACTGGAAGTCCTCAGAAAAGCCGCCAACGAAATAGACGACCCGAACAAACCCTATAAGGTCATTGTCTCCGTTCTTATGCTCAAAGAGGGCTGGGATGTTCGGAACGTAACCACAATCGTAGGCTTGAGAGCCTACAGCGCAAAGAGCAACATTCTTCCCGAACAGACTCTTGGGCGAGGTCTTCGGCGCATGTATCGTGGGGAGGACATTGAGGAATACGTGAGTATTGTCGGCACTGATGCTTTTATGGATTTTGTTGAGTCCATTCAGTCTGAAGGTGTCGAACTCGAACGCAGGGAGATGGGCGGAGGTTCAAAGCCGAAAGCTCCTTTGATTGTTGAAATCGATAGAGAGAATGTTGTCAAAGACATAAGCAGGCTGGATATTCAGATTCCTGTGCTTTCGCCTAGAGTCTATCGGGAGTACAAAAACCTTTCTGATTTGGAGACATCGGCAATTAGTCAAATGAAGCAGCCAGTTAAAGCATTCTCCGAGGATGAAAAGCGTGAAATCATCTTCCGCTATATAGTAAATGACAGCGACAGCAATGAAACCATCCATCACAAAACGGAACTGGATACTGAGCTTGTCCCTGACTACCAGAGCGTCATTGGATACTTTACTCAGGTTATAATGAAAGAACTCAGGCTTGTGAGCGGGTATGACGTCCTTTATGGCAAAGTTAAAGAATTCATTAGATGCAATTTATTTGAAACTGAAGTCGATTTAGAAGACCTAAACTTGCTTAGGAACCTTTCCGAGCCAGAGGTAACAAAAACCATAATAGA